One window of the Pseudomonas sp. S04 genome contains the following:
- a CDS encoding FecR domain-containing protein — protein sequence MSDTPIDRRIAREAAGWFVRLQNSGAGAAEHAAGAEWRARHADHERAWQLAERFSERTQQLAGDAGRTALERPRGLDRRQTLKTLALLIAAAPLGFAAQQRLPWREWQADERTATGEQRTLHLPDGEQIRLNTGSAVDIAYDESIRRVRLISGEMLVEVPREHARRPFIVDTADAQLTLLGSRFVVRQYPHSTYLAALEGAVLVRPRLSRGDDGLMRLTAGRQTHVTPLAAEPSLALAQNRLDWISGVLRVEKMRLDAFIRELDRYRTGLLRCDPAVAGLLISGTFQLRDTDQILHALSQTLPVSVHYRTPYWVTLTARA from the coding sequence ATGAGTGATACGCCCATCGACCGGCGCATTGCCCGGGAAGCGGCGGGCTGGTTCGTGCGCTTGCAGAACAGCGGTGCCGGTGCCGCCGAGCATGCCGCCGGCGCGGAGTGGCGGGCGCGGCACGCTGATCACGAACGCGCCTGGCAACTGGCCGAGCGCTTCAGCGAACGCACCCAGCAGCTTGCCGGTGATGCCGGACGGACAGCGTTGGAACGCCCGCGCGGTCTGGATCGGCGCCAGACGCTCAAGACCCTGGCGTTGCTGATCGCCGCCGCCCCGCTCGGGTTCGCAGCACAGCAACGCCTGCCGTGGCGCGAGTGGCAGGCGGACGAGCGTACCGCCACCGGGGAACAACGCACGCTGCATCTGCCGGATGGCGAACAGATTCGCCTGAACACTGGCAGCGCCGTCGATATCGCCTACGACGAGAGCATTCGTCGTGTGCGCCTGATCAGCGGAGAGATGCTCGTCGAGGTGCCTCGCGAGCATGCCAGGCGGCCATTCATTGTCGATACCGCCGACGCGCAACTCACCTTGCTCGGCAGCCGCTTTGTGGTGCGTCAGTACCCGCACAGCACTTACCTCGCCGCTCTGGAGGGCGCTGTCCTGGTGCGTCCGCGACTGTCACGGGGTGATGACGGCCTGATGCGCCTGACGGCCGGCCGGCAGACCCATGTCACCCCCCTGGCTGCGGAGCCATCACTGGCATTGGCGCAGAATCGTCTGGACTGGATCAGCGGCGTGCTGCGCGTAGAAAAGATGCGCCTCGATGCCTTCATCCGCGAACTGGATCGCTATCGAACTGGCCTGCTGCGTTGCGATCCAGCGGTCGCCGGACTGCTGATCTCCGGCACCTTCCAGTTGCGTGATACCGACCAGATTCTTCATGCACTGAGCCAGACTCTGCCGGTGAGCGTCCACTACCGCACGCCCTACTGGGTCACTCTCACGGCCCGCGCGTAA
- a CDS encoding TonB-dependent siderophore receptor: MATKQGMQPLARAVHAAALGLIIAGGSLATATLQAVEQGAQHKRAYQVPAGNLSSSLAEFASQADITLPIEPGLVEGLRSPGLNAATSVEGGLQQLLQGTGLQASPQGRGLYLLTPQDTGTSLELGATSITGQHLAATTENSGSYTTGVMQTATKLPLTLRETPQTVSVVTRKRMDDKAMTSISDVAQSAPGVFLNNSGGAGRPTFSARGFDIDNIMYDGFPTSFLTYLPSGEANLAMYDRVEIVRGATGLAQGAGNPAGAINLIRKRPTHQFQGTLTGSAGSWDDYAGTLDVGGPLNDNGTLRARTVISREDAKSFRDSVESDADLYYGVVDADLSESTTLTFGGYRQKNYTNYIWGGLPMARGGGHLGLPRDTFLGNDWEYSDNRTTGYFATLEQGLANDWTLRLAAMQSKTDTDVLASSIWEYDRHYLWTEAMEQKETGYDLALSGPFQLLGQEHDLSLGVSKRKLDYRSGKAWSDFIDAGSNLFEWDPRGHDKPDYVRGPDGLPETTTQDSFYASTRLRLSEPLSLILGGRLDWYEFDDSANSQSNYKVTRNLTRYAGLVYDLNANHSVYVSYTDIFKPQSEKGIGGNVIEPVVGENYEVGIKGEYFDGALNTNMAVFQIDQKNRAQELPDIKGCGSGAASACYEAAGLVRSKGIDLEIQGALTDNWQLAGGYTYTQTQYVNDANAAKEGEDFDRKKPRQLFKLATIYTLPDDLQRWRIGGDVYQQSRIRTSGGTGASAWKNQQGSYTVVGLVGGYQATEQLDLQLNVNNLFDRTYYSSVANGGYSPYDIYGDPRNVKLTARYSF; encoded by the coding sequence ATGGCGACGAAGCAGGGCATGCAACCATTGGCGCGGGCAGTACACGCTGCCGCACTGGGTCTGATCATTGCGGGCGGCAGCCTGGCCACCGCAACGCTGCAGGCCGTCGAGCAAGGCGCGCAGCATAAGCGTGCCTATCAGGTGCCAGCCGGCAACCTGAGCAGTTCGCTCGCCGAGTTCGCCAGCCAGGCGGATATCACCCTGCCCATCGAACCGGGCCTGGTGGAGGGGTTGCGCAGCCCTGGCCTGAATGCCGCCACCAGCGTGGAAGGCGGCCTGCAGCAACTGTTGCAGGGTACCGGCCTGCAAGCTTCACCGCAGGGTCGCGGGCTGTACCTGCTGACACCGCAGGACACCGGCACCAGTCTGGAACTGGGCGCTACCAGCATTACCGGACAGCACCTGGCGGCGACCACTGAGAATAGCGGTTCCTATACCACCGGGGTTATGCAGACTGCCACCAAGCTGCCCCTGACCTTGCGCGAAACACCGCAGACGGTCAGCGTGGTCACGCGCAAGCGTATGGACGACAAGGCCATGACCAGCATCAGCGATGTCGCTCAAAGTGCACCGGGGGTTTTTCTGAACAACTCCGGCGGGGCGGGGCGGCCGACATTCAGCGCTCGCGGTTTCGACATCGACAACATCATGTACGATGGTTTTCCCACCAGCTTCCTGACCTACCTGCCCAGTGGAGAGGCCAACCTGGCCATGTATGACCGGGTCGAAATCGTGCGCGGCGCCACCGGGCTGGCCCAGGGCGCCGGCAATCCTGCTGGCGCCATTAACCTGATACGCAAGCGCCCGACCCATCAATTCCAGGGCACGCTCACCGGCAGTGCCGGGAGTTGGGACGATTACGCCGGCACCCTGGATGTCGGCGGCCCGCTCAATGACAACGGTACCCTGCGTGCCCGTACCGTGATCTCGCGCGAGGATGCCAAAAGCTTCCGCGACTCGGTGGAAAGTGATGCGGATCTGTACTACGGCGTGGTCGACGCCGACCTGAGTGAAAGCACCACCCTGACATTCGGTGGTTACCGGCAGAAGAACTACACCAACTACATCTGGGGCGGGTTGCCGATGGCCCGTGGTGGCGGTCATCTCGGGCTGCCACGTGACACCTTCCTCGGTAATGACTGGGAGTATTCGGATAATCGCACTACCGGCTATTTCGCCACTCTTGAGCAAGGCTTGGCCAACGACTGGACATTACGCCTGGCAGCCATGCAATCGAAGACCGACACCGACGTGCTGGCCTCTTCGATATGGGAATACGATCGCCACTACCTCTGGACCGAAGCCATGGAGCAGAAGGAAACCGGCTACGACCTGGCGCTGAGCGGCCCTTTCCAGTTGCTCGGTCAAGAACATGACCTGAGCCTGGGCGTAAGCAAGCGCAAGCTGGATTATCGTTCCGGTAAGGCTTGGAGCGATTTCATCGACGCAGGCAGCAATCTTTTCGAGTGGGACCCACGGGGTCATGACAAGCCGGATTACGTCAGGGGGCCTGATGGCCTTCCCGAGACCACCACCCAGGACAGCTTCTATGCCAGTACCCGCCTGCGCTTGAGCGAGCCACTGTCGCTGATTCTCGGTGGCCGTCTGGACTGGTATGAATTCGATGACAGCGCAAACAGTCAAAGCAACTACAAGGTCACTCGCAACCTGACCCGCTATGCCGGCCTGGTCTACGACCTCAACGCCAATCACTCGGTCTATGTCAGCTACACCGATATCTTCAAGCCGCAGAGCGAAAAAGGCATAGGCGGCAACGTGATTGAGCCCGTAGTGGGTGAGAACTACGAAGTGGGCATCAAGGGCGAGTACTTTGATGGCGCGCTGAATACCAACATGGCAGTGTTCCAGATCGATCAGAAGAATCGCGCCCAGGAGTTGCCTGATATCAAAGGTTGCGGTTCAGGCGCCGCCAGTGCCTGCTATGAGGCCGCTGGCCTGGTGCGCAGCAAGGGCATTGACCTGGAAATCCAGGGCGCCCTGACCGACAACTGGCAATTGGCTGGCGGTTACACCTACACCCAGACCCAATACGTCAACGACGCCAACGCAGCCAAAGAAGGCGAAGACTTCGACCGCAAGAAACCGCGCCAGCTATTCAAGCTGGCGACGATCTACACCCTGCCCGATGACCTGCAGCGCTGGCGCATTGGTGGTGATGTCTATCAGCAGAGCCGCATACGCACTTCGGGAGGAACCGGTGCCAGCGCATGGAAAAACCAGCAGGGCTCCTACACCGTGGTCGGTCTGGTAGGAGGCTACCAGGCCACCGAGCAACTGGATCTGCAGCTCAACGTCAACAACCTGTTCGACCGCACCTACTACAGCAGCGTGGCCAATGGTGGCTATAGCCCGTACGACATCTACGGCGACCCACGCAATGTGAAGCTGACCGCCCGCTATAGCTTCTAA
- a CDS encoding DUF2955 domain-containing protein — MPTERSPQAQRALRLACGTALCLTVSFGLALPIPFMAPVLALMLLVSLNQPLSFKAGLGLILVALFTTGIGLLLIPMLRYYPASGVLLIALALFVVFRMGLRGANGLVVTFLIIGLTLISAAGVADFGLAVTVIEALGKGLFLAMLSVGVSHWLFPDPGNAPSPPPAPALSPAEITRVALRATLIVLPTFVLVLLDPASYLPIVLKAVSLGQQSSTTGTRHAGRELIGSTLLGGLLAILFWCGLSLFVHLWMFFLWTLLFTLLVARKLYRLRPTAQSPGFWLNTLVTMIILLGQSVQDSAAGKDVYTAFAIRMGLFILVTLYACLMVHLLDQRRRNAPLNPPALAK, encoded by the coding sequence ATGCCTACTGAGCGCTCGCCACAGGCCCAGCGCGCGCTGCGCCTGGCCTGCGGTACGGCGCTGTGCCTGACGGTCAGCTTCGGCCTGGCGCTGCCGATTCCCTTCATGGCACCGGTGCTGGCCCTGATGCTGCTGGTGTCACTCAACCAACCGCTGTCGTTCAAGGCCGGCCTGGGCCTGATCCTGGTCGCCCTGTTCACCACCGGTATCGGCCTGCTGCTGATCCCCATGCTGCGCTACTACCCGGCCAGCGGCGTACTGCTGATCGCGTTGGCGCTGTTTGTGGTGTTTCGCATGGGTTTGCGTGGCGCCAATGGCCTGGTGGTGACCTTTCTGATTATCGGCCTGACCCTGATCTCCGCTGCCGGCGTCGCCGACTTCGGCCTGGCGGTGACGGTGATCGAGGCACTGGGCAAGGGCCTGTTCCTCGCGATGCTGTCGGTAGGCGTGAGCCACTGGCTGTTTCCCGACCCTGGTAACGCGCCCTCCCCCCCGCCGGCCCCGGCCCTCAGCCCAGCAGAGATTACCCGGGTCGCGCTGCGCGCCACGTTGATCGTGCTGCCGACTTTTGTCCTGGTGCTGCTTGACCCGGCCAGCTACTTGCCGATCGTCCTCAAGGCCGTCAGCCTGGGGCAACAGAGCTCCACCACCGGAACCCGCCACGCCGGGCGCGAACTGATCGGCTCGACCCTGCTCGGCGGCCTGCTGGCGATATTGTTCTGGTGTGGACTGAGCCTGTTTGTCCACCTTTGGATGTTTTTCCTGTGGACCCTGCTGTTCACCTTGCTGGTGGCGCGCAAGCTCTACCGCCTGCGCCCGACCGCACAAAGCCCGGGCTTCTGGCTAAACACCCTGGTGACCATGATCATCCTGCTCGGTCAATCGGTACAAGACAGCGCCGCCGGCAAGGACGTCTACACCGCATTCGCGATCCGCATGGGGCTGTTTATCCTGGTGACCCTCTATGCCTGCCTGATGGTCCACCTGCTGGATCAACGCCGACGCAACGCCCCGCTCAACCCTCCTGCTCTTGCAAAATAG
- a CDS encoding HlyD family secretion protein — protein sequence MSDVPPPAAKAPEPAAEPVNKSLKWVVLLIVLSLAWYLLADRFTPYTQQARVGAFVIPVASEVAGRVIKVNVRNNQDVKAGDVLFEVDPQPYQIAVDRARADLESTRRQIGASTAGIAAAQANLRAAQANELKTRQDNQRLEGLYREDRGTISVRLLEVSRANHAQAVSQVAAARAEVQRAREQEGGSEQDNALLRSAATALSKAELDLANTQVHARSAGLITDLRTDTGQFAATGTPVMTLIAIHDVWISADMTENNLGLVKTDTEVSIVLDALPGEVFSGHVRSVGYGVSVGQPTSPGALPTVQNSRDWLRPAQRFPVIIEFSAESLASLRDGRGIRAGGQAEVMAFPTAGNPLNPLGRLFLGLMSWLSYAY from the coding sequence ATGAGTGACGTCCCGCCGCCCGCCGCCAAGGCCCCCGAACCTGCCGCCGAACCGGTGAACAAAAGCCTCAAGTGGGTTGTGCTGCTCATCGTCCTGAGCCTGGCCTGGTACCTGCTGGCGGACCGCTTCACGCCCTACACCCAGCAGGCGCGCGTGGGCGCCTTTGTCATCCCGGTGGCGTCCGAGGTAGCGGGTCGGGTGATCAAGGTCAATGTGCGCAACAACCAGGACGTCAAGGCCGGGGACGTGCTGTTCGAAGTCGATCCGCAGCCCTACCAGATCGCCGTCGACCGGGCCCGTGCCGACCTTGAGTCGACCCGCCGGCAGATCGGCGCCAGCACCGCCGGGATTGCCGCAGCGCAAGCCAACCTGCGCGCGGCCCAGGCCAACGAGCTCAAGACCCGTCAGGACAACCAGCGCCTGGAAGGTTTGTACCGGGAAGACCGCGGGACCATTTCCGTGCGCTTGCTGGAAGTCTCCCGCGCCAACCACGCCCAGGCGGTCAGCCAGGTAGCGGCCGCCCGCGCCGAAGTCCAGCGCGCTCGTGAGCAGGAAGGCGGCAGCGAGCAGGACAACGCCTTGTTGCGCAGCGCCGCCACCGCGCTGTCGAAAGCCGAACTGGACCTGGCCAATACCCAGGTGCATGCACGCTCGGCGGGCCTGATCACCGACTTGCGTACCGACACCGGGCAGTTTGCGGCTACCGGTACCCCGGTCATGACCCTGATCGCCATCCACGATGTCTGGATCAGTGCCGACATGACCGAGAACAACCTCGGCCTGGTCAAGACCGACACCGAGGTATCCATCGTCCTCGACGCCCTGCCCGGCGAGGTTTTCAGCGGCCACGTGCGCAGCGTCGGCTACGGCGTCAGCGTCGGCCAACCGACCTCCCCCGGCGCCCTGCCTACTGTGCAGAACAGCCGCGATTGGCTACGCCCGGCGCAACGTTTCCCGGTGATCATCGAGTTTTCCGCCGAGTCCCTGGCCAGCCTGCGCGACGGCCGTGGAATACGCGCCGGTGGCCAGGCGGAAGTCATGGCGTTCCCCACCGCTGGCAACCCCCTCAATCCCCTTGGCCGCTTGTTCCTTGGGCTGATGAGCTGGCTGTCCTATGCCTACTGA
- a CDS encoding efflux transporter outer membrane subunit, whose protein sequence is MIKSCHPGHLLLVALLGLGGCVRLGPDFQSPAQPWTRQWNSAALEQASQRGDNPDLRQWWRVFNDPLLDRLIAAADAHNSSLQIAGLRVMEARAQLGIAQAGLYPQVQQASADSLYVNRSQAGGKNPQSSNFWQYSAGFDVGWELDFWGRFSRAIESSDASYFAAQANYEDVLVLLRAQVADTYFALRTTEARLRVARENSTQQKRSFEITEKLFNSGQTAELDVQQAKTQYLGTLSNIPSLEDQAARTRNALAVLIGQPPGALPQLSLNTGLIPLVDRAVLQDVPAELLLRRPDVRAAELNVAAQSALIGVAESDLYPSLSLLGSIVWSANSLGGTSNNLDLVGGPSLRWNIFDYGQIHNNVRVQDARLQQLIEAYRDKVRQAAREADDAATGLTKALERERILREAAFAAERSLVLANAQYREGYSDFQRVLDAQSALLAQQDNYLLSRSTAVSNLIALYRALGGGWYSAQAKIDAATRQQMEQRTDWGDLLQEPASPPPAPVPAPAPQGDQR, encoded by the coding sequence ATGATTAAATCCTGCCATCCAGGGCACCTGTTGCTGGTTGCGCTGCTCGGTCTCGGCGGCTGCGTGCGCCTGGGCCCCGACTTCCAGAGTCCGGCGCAGCCCTGGACACGGCAGTGGAACAGCGCCGCCCTCGAACAGGCCAGCCAACGCGGCGACAATCCGGACCTGCGTCAATGGTGGCGGGTGTTCAACGACCCGCTGCTCGACCGCTTGATTGCCGCTGCCGATGCCCACAACTCAAGCCTGCAGATCGCCGGCTTGCGGGTCATGGAGGCCCGCGCGCAACTGGGCATCGCGCAAGCCGGGCTCTATCCGCAAGTGCAGCAGGCCAGCGCCGATAGCCTCTACGTGAACCGTAGCCAGGCCGGCGGCAAAAACCCGCAGAGCAGTAACTTCTGGCAGTACAGTGCTGGCTTCGATGTCGGCTGGGAGTTGGACTTCTGGGGCCGTTTCAGTCGCGCCATCGAGTCCTCGGATGCCAGCTACTTCGCCGCCCAGGCCAACTATGAGGATGTCCTGGTGCTGCTGCGCGCCCAGGTCGCCGATACCTACTTCGCCCTGCGCACCACCGAAGCACGGCTACGCGTGGCACGGGAAAACAGCACCCAGCAGAAGCGCAGTTTCGAGATCACCGAAAAGCTCTTCAACAGCGGCCAGACCGCCGAGCTTGACGTGCAACAAGCCAAGACCCAGTACCTGGGAACCCTGAGCAACATTCCCAGCCTGGAAGATCAGGCGGCACGCACCCGCAACGCCCTGGCCGTGTTGATCGGGCAACCGCCGGGGGCGCTGCCGCAACTGAGCCTGAATACTGGCCTGATACCGCTGGTGGACCGCGCCGTGCTGCAGGACGTGCCCGCCGAACTGCTGCTGCGCCGCCCCGACGTGCGGGCCGCGGAGCTGAATGTCGCGGCGCAGTCGGCACTGATCGGCGTGGCCGAATCCGACCTGTATCCGTCCCTGAGCCTGCTGGGCAGTATCGTCTGGTCAGCCAATTCTCTGGGCGGCACCTCCAATAACCTGGACCTGGTCGGCGGCCCCAGCTTGCGCTGGAACATCTTCGATTACGGGCAGATCCACAACAACGTGCGGGTGCAGGATGCTCGCTTGCAGCAACTGATCGAAGCCTACCGCGACAAGGTCCGCCAGGCGGCGCGCGAAGCCGACGATGCCGCCACCGGATTGACCAAGGCCCTGGAGCGCGAGCGCATCCTGCGCGAGGCGGCATTTGCCGCCGAACGTTCGCTGGTGCTGGCCAACGCCCAATACCGCGAGGGCTACTCGGACTTCCAGCGGGTCCTCGATGCGCAGAGCGCGCTGCTGGCGCAACAGGACAATTACCTGCTCAGCCGCAGCACCGCCGTCAGCAACCTGATTGCCCTGTACCGGGCCCTGGGAGGTGGCTGGTACAGCGCCCAGGCGAAAATCGATGCAGCTACGCGCCAGCAAATGGAACAACGCACCGACTGGGGCGACCTGCTGCAGGAACCCGCCAGCCCGCCACCCGCCCCAGTCCCGGCTCCCGCTCCCCAAGGTGATCAACGATGA
- a CDS encoding AI-2E family transporter yields MLPTPVTEKSFSRDMLDVLIRAGLLAVLLMFCFRIFSPFLDLMLWSVILAITLYPLHGKLSRKLGTSGGHTATVMVLIAVAILLVPVYLLGTSIVSSVESAMTIVRADTVHIPVPPDSVATWPLVGEKLHSLWMQAVTDLPVLVQKYIPEIKHFSLALLSKLAGAGAGFLIFIFALIIAGIFMAYGESGSRSAVHIVSRVCGPDRGPSITELCTATIRAVALGVIGIAFIQMLLVGAGFVLMGVPAAGLLALAVLLLGIMQLPATLITLPVIIFVLASQGATTATIIFSIYVFIAGLVDNVLKPLLLGRGVDVPMPVVLIGALGGMVTNGIIGLFIGPVVLAVAYQLFWQWVQDQPPASRPDKLGQS; encoded by the coding sequence ATGCTACCCACCCCTGTGACCGAGAAATCCTTCTCCCGGGATATGCTTGATGTGCTGATCCGTGCGGGACTGCTCGCGGTCCTCCTGATGTTCTGCTTCCGCATTTTCAGCCCGTTCCTGGACTTGATGCTGTGGTCGGTGATTCTGGCGATCACCCTGTACCCGTTGCACGGCAAACTCAGCCGCAAGCTGGGCACCAGTGGCGGGCACACCGCGACCGTGATGGTGCTGATCGCCGTGGCGATCCTGTTGGTGCCGGTCTATCTGTTGGGCACCTCGATCGTCAGCTCGGTGGAAAGCGCCATGACCATTGTCCGGGCCGACACCGTGCATATCCCGGTTCCGCCTGATTCGGTAGCCACCTGGCCACTGGTGGGCGAAAAACTCCATAGCCTGTGGATGCAAGCCGTCACCGACCTGCCGGTGCTGGTGCAAAAGTACATCCCCGAGATCAAGCACTTCAGCCTCGCCCTGCTGAGCAAGTTGGCCGGCGCCGGTGCGGGTTTCCTGATCTTCATCTTTGCCCTGATCATCGCCGGGATCTTCATGGCCTACGGTGAAAGCGGCAGCCGCAGCGCGGTGCATATTGTTTCGCGGGTCTGCGGCCCGGACCGTGGCCCGTCCATCACCGAGCTGTGCACCGCGACCATTCGCGCGGTAGCCCTGGGCGTGATCGGCATTGCCTTCATTCAAATGCTGCTGGTGGGTGCCGGGTTCGTCCTGATGGGCGTACCTGCTGCCGGCCTGCTGGCCCTGGCGGTGCTACTGCTGGGCATCATGCAACTACCGGCCACGTTGATCACGTTGCCGGTGATCATCTTCGTGCTGGCCAGCCAAGGGGCGACGACCGCCACCATCATCTTCTCCATCTATGTATTCATCGCCGGCCTGGTGGATAACGTGCTCAAGCCCCTGCTACTGGGGCGCGGCGTCGACGTGCCGATGCCAGTGGTACTGATCGGTGCCCTGGGCGGCATGGTCACCAACGGCATCATCGGCCTGTTCATTGGCCCGGTGGTCCTGGCCGTGGCCTACCAGTTGTTCTGGCAATGGGTACAGGACCAGCCACCCGCTTCCCGACCCGACAAACTGGGGCAGTCCTGA
- a CDS encoding serine hydrolase domain-containing protein, with translation MKPAARLTALSLFAGVFSALTSASACAIDYPDAAASDPIKLGWMVGSPPPPARIIRFADGSYYQFPALRWSFSNFRQLMPTLNVSRGLAAPSVLAQAPDNAIDALSFNTTDNQSLTWSQSLAATYTDGIVVLHRGKVVYERYFGVLTPQGQHAAMSVSKSMVGILGATLVAEGKLDPAQRVDHYVPELASSAFGDATLRQVLDMTTGLEYSEDYANPDAQIWAHANAGNPLPKPKDYRGPRSYYEFLQSVQAQGRHGEAFAYKTVNTDVLGWVIARATGQNVAQLLSQRIWSRLGMEQDAYFSVDSIGTPFAGGGFNAGLRDMARVAEMLRNDGQANGEQIVPKAVVDEIRGGGDKAAFAKAGYGLLQGWSYRNMWWVSHNPNGAFMARGVHGQSLYIDPQAQMVIARFASHPVAGNAANDPVTLPAFAALAQHLLQQP, from the coding sequence ATGAAGCCAGCTGCGCGCTTGACCGCTCTTTCGCTGTTCGCCGGCGTGTTCAGCGCCCTGACCAGCGCGTCCGCCTGCGCCATTGATTACCCCGATGCCGCTGCCAGCGACCCGATAAAGCTCGGCTGGATGGTCGGTTCGCCACCGCCACCTGCGCGCATCATTCGGTTCGCCGATGGCAGCTACTACCAATTTCCGGCGCTGCGCTGGAGCTTCTCCAACTTCCGCCAGTTGATGCCGACACTGAACGTCTCGCGCGGCCTGGCAGCGCCATCGGTGCTGGCACAGGCACCCGACAACGCCATCGACGCCCTGTCATTCAACACCACGGACAACCAGTCTCTTACCTGGTCGCAATCGTTGGCCGCCACCTACACCGACGGGATTGTCGTGCTGCATCGCGGCAAGGTGGTGTATGAACGCTACTTTGGCGTACTGACACCCCAAGGCCAGCACGCGGCCATGTCGGTGAGCAAATCCATGGTCGGCATCCTGGGGGCAACCCTGGTCGCCGAAGGCAAGCTCGACCCGGCACAGCGCGTCGACCACTACGTGCCGGAACTGGCGAGTTCGGCCTTTGGCGATGCGACGCTGCGCCAGGTGCTGGACATGACCACTGGCCTTGAGTACAGCGAAGACTATGCCAACCCCGACGCACAAATCTGGGCCCATGCCAATGCCGGCAACCCCCTGCCCAAGCCCAAGGATTACCGTGGGCCACGCAGCTACTATGAGTTTTTGCAAAGCGTGCAAGCCCAGGGCCGTCACGGCGAGGCCTTTGCCTACAAAACTGTCAACACCGACGTACTGGGCTGGGTGATCGCCCGGGCCACCGGGCAAAACGTCGCCCAACTCCTCTCGCAACGCATCTGGAGTCGCCTGGGCATGGAACAGGACGCCTATTTCAGCGTGGACAGCATCGGCACGCCCTTTGCCGGTGGCGGTTTCAACGCCGGGTTGCGGGACATGGCCCGGGTCGCGGAAATGTTGCGCAATGACGGGCAAGCCAACGGCGAGCAGATCGTGCCCAAGGCGGTCGTCGACGAGATCCGTGGCGGTGGCGACAAGGCCGCCTTCGCCAAGGCCGGTTATGGCCTGCTGCAGGGCTGGAGCTACCGCAACATGTGGTGGGTCAGCCACAACCCGAACGGCGCCTTCATGGCCCGCGGCGTTCACGGGCAAAGCCTGTACATCGATCCGCAGGCGCAGATGGTCATCGCCCGTTTCGCCTCGCACCCGGTGGCGGGCAATGCCGCCAATGACCCGGTGACCCTGCCGGCCTTCGCCGCCCTCGCGCAGCATCTGCTCCAGCAGCCTTGA
- the lpxO gene encoding lipid A hydroxylase LpxO translates to MKLIIVSLYLLSIAYVHLRGRVRHKLGRQLSDHSSFLAPINCFLYLFSKLPNRPYLDPRDFPDLSPLQAHWQEIRAEGQNLLRAGEIKRSDQYNDVGFNSFFKTGWKRFYLKWYGESHPSATKLCPRTTELVQRIGSIKAAMFAELPPGSKLVRHRDPYAGSYRYHLGLDTPNDPGCYIEVDGERYHWRDGEAVMFDETYIHYAENTTQENRIILFCDVERPLKYRWAAAFNAWFSRTVMSAAGAPNDAGDKTGGINRAFARLYKIRLRGKELKKRNRKLYYLEKWAIFGGLLAVILWI, encoded by the coding sequence GTGAAGCTGATCATTGTTTCCCTCTACCTGCTCTCCATCGCGTACGTACACCTGCGCGGTCGTGTCCGGCACAAGCTGGGTCGCCAGTTAAGCGATCATTCGAGCTTCCTGGCGCCGATCAACTGCTTCCTCTACCTGTTTTCCAAACTGCCGAACCGACCGTACCTGGACCCCCGTGACTTCCCCGACCTGAGTCCGTTGCAGGCTCACTGGCAGGAAATTCGCGCAGAAGGCCAGAACCTGCTGCGGGCGGGGGAGATCAAACGCTCGGACCAGTACAACGACGTGGGTTTCAACTCGTTCTTCAAGACCGGCTGGAAGCGTTTCTACCTGAAGTGGTACGGCGAAAGCCATCCTTCGGCGACCAAGCTGTGCCCGCGCACCACCGAGCTGGTCCAGAGAATCGGCTCGATCAAGGCAGCCATGTTTGCCGAGTTGCCACCGGGTTCAAAACTGGTGCGCCACCGTGACCCCTACGCCGGCTCCTATCGTTATCACCTGGGCCTGGACACTCCCAATGACCCCGGTTGCTACATCGAGGTCGACGGCGAGCGCTATCACTGGCGCGATGGCGAGGCGGTGATGTTTGACGAGACCTATATCCACTACGCCGAAAACACCACCCAGGAGAATCGCATCATCCTGTTCTGCGACGTCGAGCGGCCGTTGAAGTACCGCTGGGCAGCTGCGTTCAATGCCTGGTTCAGTCGCACCGTGATGTCCGCCGCCGGCGCGCCCAACGATGCCGGCGATAAAACCGGCGGGATCAACCGCGCGTTCGCCAGGCTGTACAAGATCCGTCTGCGCGGCAAGGAACTGAAGAAGCGCAATCGCAAGCTCTACTACCTGGAAAAGTGGGCGATCTTCGGCGGCCTGCTGGCCGTGATCCTCTGGATCTAG